From the genome of Nitrosomonas sp. Is79A3:
GGAAGTAAATGGGGTGGCGCACTGGCAGGTCTTGCAGCCGGCGGTTTACTGGCCGCGCTCTTTATGGGTGGCGCGTTTGAGAACATCAACATGATGGATATGGTCATGCTGGCGTTATTAATCGGCGCAGTGTTCTTTGTTATCCGCATGCTGCGCAAACCCAAAACTGCAGAATCCACACCTTCGATGCAATATTCAGGGACGAACACAAACACGCAAGACCGTTTCAGCACGCCACCGTTTACCGCACCCGCAGGAACTGCAACAGCAGATAACAGCGAAACTGCTTACCGTCAGCCGAATATTCCGGCAGACTTTAAAGTAGAGCCGTTCATACGCAATGCAAAGGCTTCGTTCATGCGCTTACAGACTGCGCATGACCATGGCGATGTCAACGAAATCCGTGACTACACAACCCCCGAAATGCTTGCAGAAATTAGCGCGCAAATT
Proteins encoded in this window:
- a CDS encoding Tim44-like domain-containing protein codes for the protein MKQTLTFLTLAIFSFGLLAFDAEAKRMGGGKNIGTQRQSVNPQQAAPNSQKSAAAAPAAAAAGGGSKWGGALAGLAAGGLLAALFMGGAFENINMMDMVMLALLIGAVFFVIRMLRKPKTAESTPSMQYSGTNTNTQDRFSTPPFTAPAGTATADNSETAYRQPNIPADFKVEPFIRNAKASFMRLQTAHDHGDVNEIRDYTTPEMLAEISAQINERGDSQQKTEVLFIDANLLEVETTNDMAVASVRFTGQLRDAPDGEPEAFDEIWHVQKDLKNPDATWLLAGIQQVS